A single window of Pseudarthrobacter defluvii DNA harbors:
- the pyrF gene encoding orotidine-5'-phosphate decarboxylase, whose translation MPEQAPATGHVPGAGRESFGSRLGAAMAARGPLCVGIDPHPALLKGWGLEDDVDGLRRFSLTALEAVASLAAAVKPQVALYERHGSAGMAVLEEVLATARDESVLTIADAKRGDIGSTMAAYADAWLGDESPLAADSVTLSPYLGFESLRPALDLAAETGRGVFVLALTSNPEGASVQHVGGNDSVARRIAAAAAAENSRYAGSLGSVGLVVGATVGSALMDLGLDLAALRGPILAPGLGAQGATPADLRATFGRAYPFVLGTSSRDILAAGPDIRGLREAALGTLDGLRGQ comes from the coding sequence ATGCCTGAGCAGGCACCCGCCACGGGACACGTACCAGGCGCCGGCCGGGAGTCCTTCGGCTCCCGGCTCGGTGCGGCCATGGCCGCCCGCGGCCCGCTGTGCGTGGGCATCGACCCGCATCCGGCACTGCTCAAGGGCTGGGGACTGGAAGACGACGTCGACGGGCTAAGGCGCTTCTCCCTCACCGCCCTGGAGGCAGTGGCTTCGCTCGCTGCCGCGGTCAAGCCGCAGGTGGCGCTTTACGAGCGCCATGGATCGGCCGGCATGGCGGTGCTGGAGGAGGTGCTGGCCACCGCCCGGGACGAATCCGTTTTGACGATCGCCGATGCCAAGCGCGGCGACATTGGTTCCACCATGGCCGCCTACGCCGACGCCTGGCTGGGGGACGAGTCCCCGCTGGCGGCGGACTCTGTCACGCTCAGCCCGTACCTGGGCTTCGAATCGCTGCGCCCGGCGCTGGACCTTGCAGCGGAAACGGGCCGCGGCGTGTTCGTGCTGGCACTGACCTCCAACCCGGAGGGCGCCTCGGTCCAGCACGTGGGCGGAAACGATTCCGTGGCCCGCAGGATCGCGGCTGCCGCAGCAGCGGAAAACTCCCGGTACGCAGGAAGCCTGGGGTCCGTGGGCCTGGTGGTCGGGGCCACCGTTGGCAGCGCCCTAATGGACCTGGGCCTGGATCTTGCCGCCCTCCGCGGCCCCATCCTGGCGCCCGGCCTCGGGGCGCAGGGCGCAACGCCGGCCGACCTTCGCGCCACCTTCGGCCGCGCCTACCCGTTCGTCTTGGGAACGTCGAGCCGCGACATCCTGGCGGCGGGACCGGATATCCGCGGCCTTCGGGAGGCGGCCCTGGGAACGCTGGACGGACTGCGGGGCCAATAG
- the mihF gene encoding integration host factor, actinobacterial type → MVLRPLSASERADALGKAAAARATRAAAKESLRNGDRSAADIISSALEDDALARMKVSELLEALPGIGKVRAAAIMQQLGIAASRRVRGLGVHQRRALVDFIDEH, encoded by the coding sequence ATGGTTCTGCGACCCTTATCTGCGTCTGAACGGGCCGACGCCCTGGGCAAGGCGGCAGCAGCCAGGGCCACCCGGGCCGCCGCCAAGGAGAGCCTGCGGAACGGCGACAGGTCCGCGGCGGACATCATCAGCTCTGCGCTGGAGGACGACGCACTGGCACGCATGAAAGTCTCGGAGCTGCTCGAAGCCCTTCCCGGCATCGGAAAGGTACGCGCCGCGGCGATCATGCAGCAACTGGGCATCGCTGCTTCCCGCAGGGTCCGGGGACTGGGCGTCCACCAGCGGCGGGCGCTGGTAGATTTTATAGACGAGCATTGA
- the gmk gene encoding guanylate kinase, whose translation MSKKPGLTVLAGPTAVGKGTVSTYIRDNYPEVWLSVSATTRAPRPGEVDGVHYFFKSKDEFEQLIADGELLEWAVVHGQNTYGTLKSTVNGAIAEGRSVLLEIDLQGARQVKAAVPDAQFVFLAPPTWDEMVRRLVGRGTETPEEQQRRLETAKLELAAEPEFDHTVINDDVRRAADELVSLMGLTPHPHLPEPSAR comes from the coding sequence GTGAGCAAGAAACCTGGACTGACAGTCCTCGCAGGTCCGACGGCTGTTGGCAAAGGCACCGTGTCCACCTACATCCGTGACAACTACCCCGAGGTGTGGCTTTCCGTCTCAGCCACCACCCGGGCACCCCGGCCGGGGGAGGTGGACGGCGTCCACTACTTCTTCAAGAGCAAGGACGAGTTCGAGCAGCTCATTGCCGACGGCGAACTCCTGGAGTGGGCCGTCGTCCACGGCCAGAACACCTACGGCACCTTGAAAAGCACCGTGAACGGGGCCATCGCCGAAGGCCGGTCCGTGCTGTTGGAGATCGACCTGCAGGGTGCGCGCCAGGTCAAGGCAGCCGTTCCCGACGCCCAGTTCGTTTTCCTGGCCCCGCCCACCTGGGACGAGATGGTCCGCCGGCTGGTGGGCCGGGGCACCGAAACACCCGAAGAACAGCAGCGGCGCCTGGAAACCGCTAAACTGGAACTTGCTGCTGAACCGGAGTTCGACCACACCGTCATCAATGACGACGTCCGCCGGGCAGCGGACGAGCTTGTTTCACTCATGGGGCTGACACCGCATCCACACCTGCCGGAACCGTCAGCCCGCTAG
- the rpoZ gene encoding DNA-directed RNA polymerase subunit omega: MSTNLEGIINPPIDSLLEAADSKYGLVIFGAKRARQINAYYAQLHEGLFEYVGPLVDTKLNEKSLSIALREINEGKLVSTPIEAAE, from the coding sequence GTGTCCACGAACCTTGAAGGCATCATCAACCCGCCGATCGACTCGCTGCTCGAAGCAGCCGACTCCAAGTACGGCCTGGTGATCTTCGGTGCCAAGCGCGCTCGTCAGATCAACGCCTACTACGCCCAGCTTCACGAGGGCCTCTTTGAATACGTCGGACCTCTGGTTGACACCAAGCTGAACGAAAAGTCGCTCTCGATTGCCCTGCGCGAGATCAACGAAGGCAAGCTGGTTTCCACGCCGATCGAAGCCGCAGAGTAG
- the coaBC gene encoding bifunctional phosphopantothenoylcysteine decarboxylase/phosphopantothenate--cysteine ligase CoaBC → MRIVLGVGGGIAAYKVASLLRLFTEAGHDVTVIPTEASTRFIGTATWEALSGNPVSNSVFDDVHLVNHVRLGHEADLVVVAPATADLLAKAATGQAGDLLTNTLLMAHGPVLFAPAMHTEMWQHAATRANVETLRSRGAAVLEPASGRLTGADSGPGRLPEPQVIFEAAMALVQGQSDYQLPLAGRTVTISAGGTREPLDPVRFLGNRSSGKQGVALAVAARNAGATVRLLAAHMDVTPPAGVEVVRVETALELREAALAAAPGSDVIIMSAAVADFRPADVSDTKIKKRDDTADPVITLVRNPDILQELVEQRTADPAEAGQLIVGFAAETGDGQGDVLAYAEAKLQRKGCDLLVVNHVGTDKVFGQDSNAVVILSRSGSEPQEASGTKAEVSEAIISRISRELNRVASS, encoded by the coding sequence GTGCGCATAGTCCTCGGAGTCGGGGGAGGGATTGCCGCCTACAAGGTGGCATCGCTCCTCCGGCTTTTTACTGAAGCCGGACATGACGTCACGGTGATTCCCACGGAGGCATCCACCCGCTTCATCGGAACGGCCACGTGGGAGGCGCTGTCCGGGAACCCCGTGAGCAACAGCGTTTTCGACGACGTGCACCTGGTCAACCACGTCCGGCTTGGCCACGAAGCGGATCTCGTGGTGGTGGCGCCCGCCACCGCAGACCTCCTGGCCAAGGCAGCCACCGGCCAGGCCGGGGACCTGCTCACCAACACCCTGCTGATGGCCCACGGACCGGTGCTGTTCGCCCCCGCCATGCACACCGAAATGTGGCAGCACGCCGCCACGCGGGCCAACGTCGAAACGCTCCGCTCACGCGGCGCTGCCGTCCTGGAGCCCGCCTCCGGCCGGTTGACGGGAGCAGACTCGGGCCCGGGAAGGCTCCCGGAACCGCAGGTAATCTTCGAGGCCGCCATGGCCTTGGTCCAGGGGCAGTCCGATTACCAGCTGCCCCTCGCCGGGCGCACCGTTACCATCAGCGCCGGCGGAACCCGCGAGCCGCTGGACCCCGTTCGGTTCCTCGGCAACCGGTCCTCAGGTAAACAAGGGGTGGCACTGGCCGTTGCGGCACGGAACGCCGGCGCAACGGTCCGGCTGCTGGCTGCTCACATGGACGTTACGCCGCCAGCCGGCGTGGAAGTCGTCCGGGTGGAAACTGCCCTGGAACTCCGCGAGGCTGCGCTGGCCGCTGCTCCAGGGTCCGACGTAATCATCATGTCCGCGGCGGTGGCTGACTTCCGCCCGGCTGACGTTTCGGACACCAAGATCAAGAAGCGGGACGACACTGCGGATCCTGTCATCACCCTGGTCCGCAATCCGGACATCCTGCAGGAGCTTGTGGAGCAACGCACTGCGGACCCGGCTGAAGCGGGGCAGCTCATCGTGGGCTTTGCCGCAGAGACCGGGGACGGCCAGGGGGATGTGCTGGCGTATGCGGAGGCGAAGCTGCAGCGCAAGGGCTGCGACCTGCTGGTCGTGAACCATGTGGGGACGGACAAGGTCTTCGGGCAGGACTCCAACGCAGTTGTCATCCTTTCGCGCTCCGGCTCCGAACCGCAGGAAGCGTCCGGTACCAAGGCCGAGGTTTCGGAAGCCATCATCAGCCGCATCAGCCGTGAACTGAACCGTGTTGCCTCGAGCTGA
- the metK gene encoding methionine adenosyltransferase, with protein MTLPLHLPHTHGATPSALRLFTSESVTEGHPDKICDQISDAILDALLSADPESRVAVETMATTGLVHVAGEVTTDAYVEIPQIVRETILGIGYDSSANGFDGARCGVSVSIGQQSNDIAGGVFNSLEAREGRQEDDYDLQGAGDQGLMFGYASDETPSYMPTPIWLAHRLSERLTDVRKTGQLAYLRPDGKTQVTVGYDKDVPVSVETVVISSQHAEGASLEQLRADLAAVVIEPVLAAADLDISRAANILNPAGEFVIGGPVGDAGLTGRKIIVDTYGGMARHGGGAFSGKDPSKVDRSAAYAMRWVAKNVVAAGLAKRAEIQIAYAIGQARPVGTYVETFGTETVDPARISEAIAEIFDLRPRAIIDALDLKRPIYAKTAAHGHFGREDPDFTWERLDRVDDLKAFFNA; from the coding sequence GTGACTTTACCGCTGCACCTTCCCCATACCCACGGGGCCACGCCCTCCGCGCTCCGGCTCTTCACGTCCGAGTCGGTCACCGAAGGCCATCCGGACAAAATCTGCGACCAGATCAGCGACGCCATCCTCGACGCCCTGCTGTCCGCGGACCCCGAGTCCCGCGTGGCCGTGGAGACCATGGCCACCACCGGCCTGGTGCATGTGGCAGGCGAAGTCACCACCGACGCTTACGTCGAGATTCCGCAGATCGTCCGTGAAACGATCCTGGGCATCGGGTACGACTCCTCAGCCAACGGGTTCGACGGTGCCCGCTGCGGCGTGTCCGTATCCATCGGCCAGCAGTCCAACGACATTGCCGGCGGCGTCTTCAACTCCCTTGAGGCCCGCGAAGGCCGCCAGGAGGATGATTACGACCTCCAGGGCGCGGGCGACCAGGGCCTGATGTTCGGTTACGCCAGCGATGAGACGCCGTCCTACATGCCGACGCCCATTTGGCTGGCCCACAGGCTCTCCGAACGCCTCACCGACGTCCGCAAGACGGGCCAGCTGGCCTATCTTCGCCCGGACGGCAAGACCCAGGTCACCGTGGGCTACGACAAAGACGTCCCGGTTTCCGTTGAAACGGTGGTCATTTCCAGCCAGCACGCCGAGGGCGCAAGCCTGGAGCAGCTGCGCGCCGATCTCGCTGCCGTCGTCATCGAACCTGTCCTCGCCGCCGCGGACCTCGACATCTCCCGCGCCGCGAACATCCTCAACCCTGCCGGCGAGTTTGTCATTGGGGGCCCGGTGGGTGACGCCGGGCTTACCGGCCGCAAGATCATTGTGGACACCTACGGCGGCATGGCCCGCCACGGCGGAGGTGCCTTCTCCGGCAAGGACCCGTCCAAGGTTGACCGCTCCGCCGCCTATGCCATGCGCTGGGTTGCCAAGAATGTGGTGGCCGCAGGCCTTGCCAAGCGTGCCGAGATCCAGATCGCGTACGCGATCGGCCAGGCGCGGCCGGTGGGAACGTACGTGGAGACCTTTGGCACCGAGACGGTGGATCCCGCCCGGATCAGCGAAGCCATCGCGGAAATCTTCGACCTCCGTCCCCGTGCCATCATCGATGCCCTGGACCTGAAGCGGCCCATTTATGCCAAGACCGCCGCGCACGGCCACTTCGGTCGGGAAGACCCTGATTTTACGTGGGAACGCCTGGACCGGGTGGATGATTTGAAAGCGTTCTTCAACGCCTAG
- a CDS encoding primosomal protein N', with protein sequence MVAESSVQPTLLQGFPAPRMPSGVTLAGELPVARVLVESSLPHLDRPFDYAVPDALDQAAQPGTRVKVKFNGQDLSGFLFERVGESDAGHALVPLAKVVSPVQVLTPAVRELAAAVAARYAGTVSDVLRLAVPPRVAKLEKDYPDSLGAAEPVPAPQPSGTPAISAWGAYRTGSAFLRHLAGGGSPRAVVNPLQGYGPAGWPGLLAEAAAAAYASGRGAVLVVPDYRDLDRLEEALKGLVPAEAVARLTADDGPTPRYRNFLRLLAGSAKIAIGTRSAAFAPVQDLGLVACWDDGDDLHIEQRAPYAHTREVLLLRAEQEGTACLLAGHARSTEVQRLVEAGWAVPVEAERGILRRTVPRVVSTADSFEQARDPLATLARLPHAAWQAAKEGLERGPVLVQVARAGYAPSLVCETCREPARCSHCQGPLALAGTSALPQCRWCSTPAPDWKCSHCGGRRLRKGATGVLRTAEELGRAFPGTAVITSSGDQVKAKVGAGKALVVATVGAEPVADGGYSAALLLDGDSLLRRETLRAGEDTVRRWFNAAALVRPAPDKGLVVVTATDTVATGALLRWDPAGYAQRELSLRMELQLPPAVRIASVTGPRAAVEHYTGAVEADLGGAGITLRTAGPAPLLLTAPPSGRRSAEDVRTLLFFPYGQAAAVVRVLRITRAAVAAKRTVDPVQLRLDGVDVL encoded by the coding sequence ATGGTTGCTGAGAGCTCCGTCCAACCCACCCTGCTGCAGGGTTTTCCCGCACCCAGGATGCCCAGCGGCGTCACGCTGGCAGGGGAGCTTCCGGTGGCGCGGGTCCTGGTCGAGTCCTCCCTGCCGCATTTGGACCGTCCCTTCGACTATGCCGTGCCGGACGCACTGGACCAGGCGGCACAACCGGGCACCAGGGTGAAGGTCAAGTTCAATGGCCAGGACCTCAGCGGTTTCCTCTTTGAACGCGTGGGGGAGTCCGACGCCGGACACGCTTTGGTGCCTCTGGCAAAGGTCGTGTCCCCGGTCCAGGTCCTCACCCCCGCCGTCAGGGAGCTTGCCGCCGCCGTCGCAGCCCGTTACGCGGGCACGGTCAGCGACGTCCTCCGCCTGGCGGTCCCGCCCCGGGTAGCGAAGCTGGAAAAGGACTATCCCGATTCACTGGGTGCGGCGGAACCGGTGCCCGCGCCGCAGCCTTCAGGTACCCCCGCCATTTCAGCATGGGGTGCGTACCGCACGGGTTCGGCGTTCCTGCGGCACCTGGCCGGCGGGGGATCACCCCGCGCCGTCGTCAATCCACTGCAGGGCTACGGGCCCGCGGGCTGGCCCGGCCTGCTTGCCGAGGCCGCCGCTGCGGCCTACGCCTCCGGCAGGGGTGCTGTGCTGGTGGTTCCCGACTACCGGGACCTGGACCGGCTGGAGGAAGCGCTCAAGGGGCTGGTTCCGGCGGAGGCGGTGGCCAGGCTCACCGCCGACGACGGTCCCACGCCACGGTACCGGAACTTCCTCCGGCTGCTGGCCGGCAGCGCGAAGATCGCCATCGGGACGCGCTCGGCCGCCTTCGCACCCGTGCAGGACCTGGGACTGGTGGCCTGCTGGGACGACGGCGACGACCTCCACATCGAGCAGCGGGCGCCCTATGCCCATACCCGTGAAGTCCTGCTCCTGCGGGCCGAGCAGGAAGGCACCGCATGCCTGCTCGCGGGGCATGCCCGCAGCACCGAGGTCCAGCGGCTGGTGGAAGCCGGGTGGGCCGTCCCCGTGGAGGCTGAGCGGGGGATCCTCCGCAGGACCGTTCCCCGCGTCGTCAGCACTGCGGACAGTTTCGAGCAGGCGCGGGACCCCCTGGCCACCCTTGCCCGCCTCCCGCATGCCGCGTGGCAGGCCGCCAAGGAAGGACTGGAGCGCGGCCCCGTGCTGGTGCAGGTCGCAAGGGCAGGCTACGCACCCTCACTGGTGTGCGAAACGTGCAGGGAACCGGCCCGCTGCAGCCACTGCCAGGGACCGCTGGCACTGGCGGGGACATCGGCGCTGCCACAGTGCCGCTGGTGTTCCACCCCGGCTCCGGACTGGAAGTGTTCGCACTGCGGGGGGCGGCGGCTTCGGAAGGGCGCCACGGGAGTCCTGCGTACTGCCGAGGAACTTGGCCGCGCGTTCCCCGGCACAGCGGTGATCACGTCCTCCGGCGACCAGGTGAAAGCCAAGGTAGGCGCGGGCAAGGCTCTGGTGGTGGCCACCGTGGGGGCCGAACCTGTTGCGGACGGCGGATATTCCGCCGCCCTCCTTCTGGACGGGGATTCCCTGCTGCGCCGCGAGACCCTCCGGGCCGGCGAAGACACAGTGCGCCGCTGGTTCAACGCGGCCGCCCTGGTGCGTCCGGCCCCGGACAAGGGGCTGGTGGTGGTTACGGCCACGGACACAGTCGCCACCGGGGCCCTGCTGCGGTGGGATCCGGCAGGTTACGCCCAGCGTGAGTTGTCCCTGCGGATGGAGCTTCAGCTGCCTCCGGCGGTAAGGATCGCGTCCGTCACGGGGCCCCGGGCCGCTGTCGAACACTACACGGGAGCCGTGGAAGCCGACCTTGGAGGCGCGGGAATCACCCTGCGCACCGCTGGCCCGGCACCGCTGCTGCTTACCGCACCGCCCTCCGGCAGGCGCTCAGCCGAGGACGTACGGACCCTGCTGTTCTTCCCTTACGGCCAGGCGGCCGCCGTCGTCCGCGTCCTGCGCATCACCCGCGCAGCTGTGGCAGCCAAAC